CCGATCTTTTTTGTTGATAGTATTTCaaacttagatttttttttttttaaatgaatcaaaAAGCTGAGGTAATCCATAAGGTTGATTCCCCTGTAGATATTTCCAccagaagagagacagagatgtgtGAAGTACTCACCATCTTGAGACGGTATGAGTGGAGGTTTGGCTGATCAAGAAGGAGAAGATAGTGTGAAGCCGCAATATAGCAACATCCCCGGGGGCTTATATACCCCTCTGCAGGCCAATCTAACTTTAGCCACAGCCTTAAGTTTGGATGGGGataaaaaaagtgagagagggTCAGAgggaaagatagagagagggagaggagagagagaggatgatcAAGGATAAACTGATGGCAAAAGTGAAGGAGACAGAATGGTGGGGTAGCGTATCACTTTACAGCAGTTTAGAAATAGACCCAGGAGTCTTGGAATTAAGTAAACCTGATAGCTGGGGGACCATGCTGCAGGTTTGCAGTCTCACGTGGACTAATAAGGACATTCGGGACATAGATGCTTGTTGGACCACTGGACACTGTCTGTCCACCGTCCTACTGTCCACCTCCGTCTGCCTGCAGAGAGGCACAGCAGCTACTCGCTGACTTTATTTTTGGTTTGTGATGTCCATTGCTATATCACGGCCTGAGATGCAGGCATTCTATAAGATCAGCAACGGATGAAGCTGTTACCCTGTATGTGCACAGCTCCACTCGCTTATTTAAAGTCAACATgatgttaatgttaaatttaGGATTTTCCCATAGAGGTTATGATGGCAGGGGCTCTTCATTAATACCAAGTGTGTATTATTGCATTAAGCTCATTCCAAAATAGCATTTCATTAAAATATCTCTTCACACAACAAACAATATGGaagaacaaatatttttagATTGTCTTTAAAAATAGGCAATATgttaaataactgtaataataataataataataatttatgataataataataattgttattattataaaaaataattataacaatgaactgtatgtatgtataagtaTGTCTTACTGCAATACTGCACTTTTTGAAGGAAATATCTATATtcatttttccttccttttttaacAACCTTTTTGTTCTACTCTATCACAATGAATTAGGGGTATTAGGGGACATAATCAATTAATTTAATCAATAATAATTTCAGGTGCGACTGCTTTAAAAGGgtgtaaaaatcaacacattttataATCCCACAATCTCACCGTTCAATGcgatattattataatattatactaTTTAAAGTTGTCAGGAACTGCAATGAATAAGAATAACTTTATGTTAATCAACTACTACTCATAACCATCATCAGGGTTAAATCCCtaatttagaaaatgtaaaataaaaataacttgtgTGCAATAGGACACAGAAGCAAAGGTGGAGGAAGCACGGTTTTAAGTAAACGTAACAATAGgcaacaacaataaataaataaaaatattacaatacaaGCAAAGGTACTGTTTAACCTCCTATTCAGGCAAAAGTACAGGATGATCAGCAAAATGCACTTAAAGCATTAAAAGTAACAGTGCttgttctgcaaaaaaaatgtgactGGTATTTACAGTTTGGCAGTTTCGCCCAGGGGTTCTGAGTTAATTTCTTGAGGACAGGATGAGTTTTGCCGTCAGCGTTAAATGCCAACCAAGTGAAGGCCCCATTAACCCCTGGCTGCAGTCCTGCTTTCTCTTCGGCACaaaggtgtgtgtttggtgaTTGGCTGTAGTCATGAACACGTCCCCACCTGTTTGCCCCATTGCCCCCtcgccccccgcccccttgcGCTGTCTATACCCACCATTCCTCCCCCTAAAATATATACGAGGATTACTTGGCAGGGGGATGGCAGCCGACATTCCCATAAGTGCAGAAAGGGGCAGCTGAGGGCGACCAAAATAGCTAAATAAACTTGACAGTCTGCCAATGTGCCGGGCCCTGAGAACAAAATGCTTTTCTTCATTAGTTTTTTTCAGGTGTTATATCCAAATTTACCTCAGAGATTATCTGTATTCATTTCATTACTAACTATGTTAATCTTTTCTATTGGAGGACTTTATTTTTGCAGCTTCGCTCAGCTCTCTGGTCGGGATTGTTTGTGTTTCCACTGATCTCTCAATCATGTGTCATGTCCTTGTTCTTTTCACTCCCGCAGTAATTTGGATTAGACACACGGTTGTTTATCTTGGGTGTTCAGGACATCCAGAGCCCCAGACCTTCCCTTGTGTTTCTGTTGATCTTTGACCGCAGGTTCACTTGATTATCACCACCTTGTCATAAGAATGAAATATGTCACACAGCACATGTTTTGACTGTGATGTCTACTTTTAAACAAGACTAGGTTTAGACTGATAGACtccatgaaatgttttttgtactttggcattacattcaaaatgaaaccacattcctcacatttaaactttaaaatgtcccttaaattaaatatattatactGATGGTGGAATGTCTTTGGAAGCAGTCATTTTGAAGGGTGAAACAACAGAACGTGACCTTTGAAAGATCATGTTCAAGCCTGAAATGTAATTTAAGGTGTACGAGTGTACCCTAATCCTAgccgaaagattaagggtctgccatcttgaggggcggcaccaagcgtgcatttgaaaatctcattaaacgcaattggataacactttgaccaatcacaaaaacacatagggtgacgtatccagagccccatacgctaagctaccagcggagctaactggtagattaaactgtcctCATCTGTTTAGCTCTGTCCTgcatttagaaataaataagcttaaaaaatagagaaaaatataAGCTCTCTTTCAAAACTCCTAAATATCTTTTTTATTGCAATAACATTTGGCCCACTCATTTTTATGAGTCAGTTATCATTGCGAATAAGCTTTGTCATCTTAAACTTTTCACAGACGTGTcagttgtaaaataaaatgtgttcacAATGTGTTTACACGCTGCCATTGAGAGGAAGTGTTTACACACAATAATAAGGACATTTCAGGGGGACGATGCTGTAACGTGACACATGTCGCCACACTCCTCTGAAGCCGTACATCACTTTTTAGGTGATTGGTATGTCTGTCTGTAGAAGCAGGAATGTGGAGAAGCTCCCAGCTTGTCGTATGGAGGCCTCATGGAACGTCCGTGACATGTCAAACGTCAGGGTTGTATGTTATACTCTGGTGTGTGTAAGTACCTACCAGCCTCAGGTTGCCCTGTTTTGTTATTTGACGCCATATGATTGTGCTTCATGAATAACCATACAGTAAATTATACGTTTAGGGCAGGTCAAATGTTAACGTTTGCTTTTTCAGTCTAATTGTATGGAACTTAGAGGAGGCTGAATGAACAATTTGAACATAAAAGCTTTTTAAACTTTGGCACTTTCTTGAACATGCACTTAATCTCCTCTATCAATATCCCAAATTATGCTTTTTTATGATACTTTTGTTTTACGCGGCATTACATTCTGCTTGGTTGTTGATTCTCTGTTTATGTTGCCTTGTCTCATCAGCCCAGTGGATTCAATGGGAATTACAGACAGACATGTTGTAATGATCCAAGTAAATGAGTGGATGACTCATGTAAAGCACCtaattcccccccaaaaaaaattaacttgtcAGTTTTAACACCAGCTGCATCATTTTTGTCCCTTGCATACTTCCATAATTCCATAGACAAATGGCTTACAGTCTCTAAATCAGGTGTTTCACTGCAGCACATCGAGCCTGCAGCCCCCTCTGCTGTTTACCATCGTCCACTGACTGTCACATAGTGTCTGATGCTTCATTGGCTTAGTGATTTGTTTGCCAGAAAAAGGGAGTGCAAATTAACTTCATAAGGTTCAGTgttctctgtgtttttcacaaatgtcttcTTAAAGTAGCTTTATGGTTAGATAAAATAATCATTTGTAACACATTGTGCATGCTGTCATAATGTCACACAGccatggcttactgggacacttccATTGTCAGTGTCATTGGTAACATCTGTGCTTTCtcctactttgacatgttaAAATATCTGCAGGGAAAAAAGCCTGTCATATGAAATGGAAACTTCTCGTGTCACATTCTGCCTCACGTTCCATCTCAGCCACTCAGCTTTCAGCCATTCCCATCACCTGACCTTTCCTGCCCACCTGCTCACCTGCTCCCACTTTTCCTCATTAGCTCTGCAGTACATATACCAgccccttttcctttttttttttttttttttttgcttttgcttttgagGCTCTGTTTTCTTAGACCTGCAACTGTTGCTGTGTTACCTGTACCTGCCCTGTCAGCTACCCTGTAGACTTAATACAACTTCTGTTTGGACATGCCAGTAGGCTTatgtattttcacattttcaataAACCCCTGAGCTATTGCTGTTAGCCTGAAATGTCTTCTGTTTCCTATCCTTGTTGCCGCGCACTCACCCACATGATTTCTTGTGCTTATTTCCATATTTCTATCAATAAGTTTCTATGTTTGATCAAATTTCACATTATGgacttacattttaaatgtttctttgcatttttttgtatcaGCAGCATCTTATTTTATATCATCTGCATGGCTGAGTAGACAAACTAATTGATTATTAAACAGAAGTCAACAGaccaattttatttttcatgcattgaaaaaaatataatactcTTTGCTTAATACTGTATCAAACACCTTTTCTCTGCCATCTGAATACCAAACTGCTCAGGGGACTGTATTGGAATATATTCAATGCAACTAGCAGCAGGTTAGCAGAACAAACAAGGAGAGAGCTGCCTTTTCATGGAGGACATTTTAAAGTGGCCTTGTGATTcttccagtaaaaaaaacattttttttaaacctttatgATCTGAACTAGTATGTGAAAGTTGTGTTTGAGTTTATATCATGGGGCTAcagatcaattttttttttcatgcaattAGAACAATACATAATCTTTGCGTAATACTGTTTCCTGAAGCATTTTTTATGCCATGGATGAACTTAATAATTGCACCACTTAACTGCTTAGTGGCCACTGGGTAGGCTGCGATTAGAAGGGagcaaacaaacaatgaatgagCTTTTTTTCATGTGTAACTGTAACTAGAACAATGAAAGCTGAATTTAATTCAGCTGCTTTATTTTCAGGGTCCtgttattgtgcatgctggctcactgtcacactgtcatggcTTACTTAGACACTTAAATAAAACGTGGACATAAATATCACTAATGTTAGTCAAAATGCTGTGAAACAGACCTATTGACTTACGCCTTTGTGTCTAAAAGGTGCAGATGTGCAGACAATGtttgttctttgttgcatcccaTGGACACTTTAAGGATGTTTGGCTTTGGAAAATTATAGCTTTCTTTAAAACAGATCTAACAAAGGATTTAAACTCATATGAAATGGAGGAACATTTAGCACATGTACAGGTGTCTGGGCCTCAAGCTCTTTGTTCTTAAATATAGTTAGCCACTTTAGGTTCAGTTCCTTTTTAACATGAAACACTCCATCTCACTTCCTCTTAAATGGTCTCTAACTCTCAGGTTTTCCTTCACCCCAGGTCGATAAGATCTCCATCACTGTGTTCCTCTTCTGCTCGTCGACTCCTCAGCCAGTCCTCTCTGACTTTCTTCACTTCCTGGCCATAATAATCATGAAGTTTGCTAAAGTCCTCAAGTGGATCAAAATCCACTAAAGGCCATTCCCCATACAAAGGTCCCGGTCCATTAAGTGGTGTGACGTGAGCATTTCTCCTGGGCCACAGTTTCGGGGACTTTTTCGCCACCACTTTAGTGGGTATTGATGGTGCCTGTAAAACAGTCCCAGCACTGAAGCTTCTCCCCACCCGGACCACTGCTGTTGGCCCCTGCACGGGAGAGAGGAAGTTGGGGGTGGACTGCTTGAGAGCACTGACAGAGGAGTTCGAACGGGATTCACCAGAGCCTTGTTGCTGTTTAGCTTCTGCAGATGGAAAACAGAAAATTTTGAAAACATAGgttataaataatattgaattaTAGAAACATTATGTATATAGCACCTTTTGCTGAGGAatagtttggcattttgggAAAATACGCTTATTTTCTGGCAGAAttagaagattgataccactctcttGTTTATAccaaaaaatggttttaaaaacaatttgtgtTTTACACGGGGTTATATAGAAAAGACCAGAAATCTTTTACAAAAAACCCATGAACTTCCGTTTATAGGCTACCTAAGAACAGGGCCACACCACATAACACACCTTCATACTGCCTCCCCAAGTCTCTCACCAGCAGGGAGAGGTAACAGTGGCTGGCTGAGAGCAAAGCTTTAACCCAGCTCTCTTGAGTCTGACCATCCCTTGCTGCAAATCTGTAGGTTTTGAGTCCCGGCCCTTCAAACACCAGGGAAAAGGCAAACTGTCCGTCAGGCTCCGAGCGCCGGACCGCACACCCTTCCAGCACAATGACTCCCAGCAGGTGTCGGTCAGCTGGACGATCCTGGTAGAAAAGCAGGTTTGCCTTCAGGACAAACCACCGCCGCTGGTAGGTggcatttctctctttctataaataaaaatgtcaaaagcaaAATTATTACATTTGCTGACATATGAAAATGAGTACTTAAGATTCAGTTAttacatgttgtgtgtgtttaatgtttatCCAAACCTTTTTGTAGAGATATCCTTCTTTATCTACAGGAGAGGTGCATGAAAGGTAATGGGTCAAAATCTTCTCATGGAGCTTCATCCCAAAACCTGAAGAAGGGTATTTACATTGAGAATGTGAAATACTAGAAACTGCCTGAAAGGTAGATGTAGAACATATTCCAGAAATAGACACAATTTTACTGTAACTACAAACCATGATCATGTTTCTATTAAGCTCAATTCAGTAGATCTTTAATATCCTCCAATTGTCCTCACACTTTTTATTTAAGGCCCCTTGTCATGTTTCAGATGTGTATGATTTGTTTTGAGTTCCACCAAAGTGATCGGGCCCCCTCCGAAAAGCTTTTAGTATTTGGGGTTCCCCATTTCATGCGGCCTGCATATGATCCTCCTGAAATTGTGTTTGAAGATACAATTATGACATGTGAAATAAACAAACCGAAACGAAAGAGATTTGTCCCTTCAGATTTATTTTGCGATAAAGGAGCCAAACCCCTAGGTATAGAACTGCTGGAAAGAGtatatgaagaagaaaaactagCCCCATATTGACTGGCTACAACAACAGGAGTATTTCTTATGTATATTCTGCATCAGACAGGGGCCACTTTTTAGCAGTACAATTGATTTTGATCCTTGAAGTACATTTATAATGCTTGTATTACTTCTGCACTTTTGGTATACTCATGATGGAATATGTTGTCATTAAAACATACTTGAGTAAAACATATGTATACTTTATTCACCATGGGGTATTTATACTGCAACCTGTATGAAATGTAGACTGGAACATGTTCCAAAAATTAATCCAggcttttttttcagcaaaaCATTGATTGGAAtcacaaatgtttattttcctGTTAAGTTCAATTTAGTagatctttattattattaatattaggaGGATGCACTTGAGGTTTAAAAGCAGCTGTCAGTGTTTTCCAGTGAACTAAAAACCAGGACCATACTGTTACTCTGCATGTACTGAATTAATAGATACAGTTAAATAATACGTATTTATTAGTTATAATGACAATAACAGTAATACAAGTCAAGGTAATATCAATGAAACATGTCTTGTCCGTCTTCCATGTAATTTACTTGCACAGTGACTCAGACAGCAGTGACAGAATAGAAAACTGTGACTCAGACTTACCTCTGCCAATGTTGAGTCCCTCACAGGGTTACTTTACCCTTCCACACGGTCTccacattatttacataaacaGAGCTCTTCTCCTTGGTTCTTGGAGTTCCCAAACATGAAGCCAATTGTTTGATGCATCCAGAACCAGACAATGTTTGAATATATTGTTTCAGGTTACTACCACTGGTTCTCCCTCGGGTACAAGAGGACGAGTgttgaaatataaataactcgacccacttcctggtaaCACAATCCAGACATATTatattctctctcctctctgcttgCGTCTGCCCTGAGCTGGCGGATCAGCTGGACCAAGTTGTCACTGAGGAGAACTGCTACCTGGAAGTGAGACACATGATGCTTAAGAGGAGTTCGATGGCTGATGTATTTGCATCGGCTCTCTCACTTCTGCatttgtgttacttttttttttttcttcttcagatgACTTTTACTTTAATCTCTGGTGGTGTGTAGAGCACATGTCCTTTAGGTGGTTGATTCTTCAGGGGGATGTAGACTACAGCTTCTTTTCAGATATACCTTCTGTATGACATTTATGGCAAAATCTGtctcttattattattctctaaatcaaaaaaaaaaaagttttgtgtgtacagtatttcaAAAATAATGACATGACTTGCTGCTACATTTCTTTGCTTGTTCTCAAATCTATTTTTGATACACACTCATCCTTTTTATCCTCAAGGAATTCATAATCTAAAAGAGTCCAAGGTGAAGAGATTTACAGGGCCTTTTTATACTGCGCAGCATGTCTCCACACAGTCTGAATCAAGTGGTGTGGAGAACACTGCGGTTCAATGTGATTCCAACATATCGTCTGTAAAATCCTCTACACTCCTCACCAGGTGGCGGCGGTAATGCGTCGTATTATTGTTTGCCAGCCAGTTAAAGAAAGGCGAAGAAAACCAGCGAAGAAGAAACGAAAACGAACGTCGTTTGAATGATTTTAGTCAAGTTTTGAAACATTTCTCAGCtaaatttcagcttttttcGCCTTGTTTGTATAATTTCACACCAAGGTAATATACAGGTCGCACTGTATCAGTTAACTACATGCAACCTTACCTCTAACTAGAGTTTGGACTGTATTAACTGCATTATTTGTTTTGCATGCGCTGTTGTTGGCTAACATTTGTAGCAACGAAGCTAACATGAGCTCTGTGGTAACCGCTCATATCCACGACGTTACAATAATCTACTCAGTAAAAGTGTTATAAAGCCACTCACTAATAGTGAGGAATTAAAGAGTCATTGTCTTACCTTCTGTAGCACCATGCCGAAGAGGAAAGTAACATTTGAGGACGGGGACGGGGTGTTAGAGCTGGATGAAGACCTCCCAAACAAAAAGGTAACATCAATTTTAGATACTGGTTGGTCAGTAAGAGCTTCAGAGATAGAATacaatcagtggtggaagaagtactccgaACACACCAgcacaagtaaaagtcctgcactcAAACTCTgcatttaagtaaaagtatgtaagtagtATCAGCAAAATGAAAACGAAAAGTATGGTGCAGTTTATGGTGGAtttactgctgtagatgtttaagGTTGTGCTAATTCTAACTCCTTTGAAGGGCAGTTTAATTTACAACAATGTATCACATTCTAAAAGATCATATGTTTTCCACTTTGTGACGATGCATTTTCCAACTGACCTAAGAGGTTTCAAAAGTTTAATTAGCTTAAGAAGTaggattattttctcaaaacaCCAAATTTGGTGATGCATGGTTTTCCCCAGGCAGGAAAGGTTTGACAAATTGTAACCTAAAAGtc
The nucleotide sequence above comes from Etheostoma spectabile isolate EspeVRDwgs_2016 chromosome 15, UIUC_Espe_1.0, whole genome shotgun sequence. Encoded proteins:
- the pheta2 gene encoding sesquipedalian-1, which codes for MKLHEKILTHYLSCTSPVDKEGYLYKKKERNATYQRRWFVLKANLLFYQDRPADRHLLGVIVLEGCAVRRSEPDGQFAFSLVFEGPGLKTYRFAARDGQTQESWVKALLSASHCYLSLLVRDLGRQYEEAKQQQGSGESRSNSSVSALKQSTPNFLSPVQGPTAVVRVGRSFSAGTVLQAPSIPTKVVAKKSPKLWPRRNAHVTPLNGPGPLYGEWPLVDFDPLEDFSKLHDYYGQEVKKVREDWLRSRRAEEEHSDGDLIDLG